From Impatiens glandulifera chromosome 7, dImpGla2.1, whole genome shotgun sequence:
AGTGTTTcccattttttagaattttcaaaGTTAAGAAAAACTCTAAGTACAACTCattaaaatgagtcattttcaaaaataattcccaaaattcatatgatagtcaaaaatattattaggagCTCATAGGAATTgagtttggaattttcggaGTTATAGAACCCCCGATATGACACTGCAAAGATATAAATTTTTCCAAACGGGCCCTAAAAAATTCcgggaaaaattatttttgaaaaaaataatattttggaatttttgggaaaatttgaGATAGTTTGAAAGTGGTTTGAATGTTAGAATCATCATTTTAAGGTGGTTTGTTAAAATTGGGAAACAACACATgacctaagtttattttaattttgtttttttacttttttatttttttattttttggaagttttaaattaaaataaaaagaaaagaaagtttAGAGGTCCAATTGAAGGAGGGAAAAAGTTTAGGgactactttaatttcgaattaaataattaatttgaaattaaagtatttatgctattttaaaaactaaagaGGCCCAGGGGCCTCTTTGCAACCTCAACAGAAGTTGGAGGAAATGAATGTGACAGAATTAGAAAATAAACATGTCAGCTCTTCACCTGTCTCCGGCGACCCTGCACCTGCAACTGAAGACTGCACGAAGACGATACTTCGTCATTCCGTTCATCTCGCAGGGGTTCCGTCTCCATCCTCTTTTGTGACTCATTCGGTCGATTCGAACAGATCCCGATCTCAAGTAGAAGGGATCGACATTGTTTCCCAAATGGCGATACCGGATCGACATCGTCTGgatcttctttttcttccagATCGCAATCGCCGTGACCATTCGCCTAACCACCGGGAACTCGTGTATGAATCAGAGTCACCTTTCCTTGACAACGAGATTTCAATTGAAGAATAGCCACAGAAAGAGCaactaaaagaaagaaaacagcTTGTTTGCCCTTCCTTTCGATCGACGAGAACATTCACAGTTTTCTCAAAACGAAACTGAGACTTTGGATAGAACGTACTCTAATCAAATCCTATGACTACGCTAAATCCAGACTAACACCTATCAATTGATTGTTCATCCAACAATCCAAATCAAAATACAGTAACACAGTATCGAACTAAACAAATTTCATATGCAAACCTGCAATTTAATATCCACAGTTAAATGGTACCATAGAAACCCTAAACAAATAAACAACATCTGTGTACATAATTGATGCCTCAATCATTGAATAAAGGTCTACATTGTTGTAGGAGTTACCTGAATGGCAAATACAGACGAAGTAGACTGAAAATGAGAAACAAATAGACTGAAATTGAAAGAGCTCTGGCCGGAACCTACTGTTGTTCTTCGTATGAGTTTGCTGCAACTGCTTCTTCTTCCTGCTCTATTGAATCTTGCTTCTTCTTCGACAGAACGGAGCCTCCAAGAATGGGATTCGTTTAAGAAATCTAAAATGGAACTgccattttctctctcaagaaTTGGATTGAAAACCTCTCCAGAAAACTAAAAAATTCTCCCCAAACCTGATCTGAAAACCCTCCCTTTAGAACTAAAAACTGCCCTCTTTAACcaatctctcttttttttttgcaCAGGGGTCCATTTGGAATTATCAAATAAAGTCGAGGGTACGCttggaataaataaaaaaaatatgtattttccctttttctttctgtttttccttttccattttttttctttgcacCTTCACATTAAAAGAATAACCCTGATCGCATCACGGATCCAATGGCTCTAAAATTTTTATGACAAATTTCCAACATAATAAGAATGAACCTCCTTTTTGAATTAGCCCAAATGGTCATTCGTATCTCAAGTTATGATTTTTCAAAGTCTTCAACTATTTATCCTTTCGGTTCTTGTACCAGCTTCACTACGGGAAATCTGGGATGAGTTATGCAACGAACTGGGAAAATTACTTGATATCATTGGAGAGCTGATTCAAAGAGCTTTCCAACAGTAGCTCATACATTCGAAATGGATCATTGGTTCGAAAGTTATGATGCTTTGAAGTGTGGCATAGTTTCAACTAGCTCCCAGAATTTGAATCGGTAGTACTGCTTCCCTTGTACAGATCGAATGAGGGCCTTAACCTTAGAATCACGGTTTGGAAATGGTACCATTGGAAATATATGCGAGTCATCCTTCCAACCCAACTTGAATTATTCAAAACCATCAAGCACAGATCAAGTTACGAATTTTTAAGTGAAAGGGTGTTCGGTTTAAACCTTTCAGGAACACCTTCCACTCATGACCGGATTTCGTCTAGATATAGGGCACCAATGGGAGATTGGGCTACACCATATAAAAGAGGACTAATTTCTCTTTTCAAATCATACAACATCATTAAATTTCATCCAGTATTGAAGCCGGGATAAATTCATGATGTCTAGGGTTCGAATGGAAGCTCCATGGGGACTTCAAACTTAAggattcttgattttcttttccaataatcccccttttcaaataacccacttttcaaat
This genomic window contains:
- the LOC124909749 gene encoding uncharacterized protein LOC124909749, whose translation is MVTAIAIWKKKKIQTMSIRYRHLGNNVDPFYLRSGSVRIDRMSHKRGWRRNPCEMNGMTKYRLRAVFSCRCRVAGDRFPFGRRKMPSPRACDLVILSAKVLSRIDGVRICISQILPVESF